Within the Bradyrhizobium ottawaense genome, the region CGTGACCGAGACATTGCGGACCGCGGATTCCGGCGAGCAGAAACTGAAAGGGTTTTGCGGATCCTGCGGCTCGCCGCTTTACAACAAGCCGCTATCCAAGCCTGACATGCTGGGCGTCTATGTCGGCACGCTCGACGATCCCTCCGATTTCAAGCCGGAGTTGGTGATGTTCGCATCCCGGGGGCACGCCTGGGATCATCTGGATCCAGCCCTGCCCAAAATCCCGAACATGCGGCCGTCAAAATTGTCGCCGCCGTGGACGCGCGGCTGAAGCGACCAGCGGCGCGTTACCATCAGGAATTCAGATGAACCGGAACTGGGACCGCTCGCGCTTGGCGAGCTTGGGAATCGCCTGACCGACGATGATGTTCTTGAAGTGGTCGGTCTGCTGGTGATCGGCGAATGCCGATTCACCCGCGAATACCTCGTAGAAAAAGAATTCCCTCGGCTTTGCGATGTTCTGGTGGATCTGGAATTCCCTGACGCCGGGTTCGCGCTGCGCCCGCGGCAAGAAATCCTGCAGCAGTGCCGCGACCGCGCCTTCCTCACCCGAATGGACCTCCCAGAAGGCGGTGACGACCAGGTTCTGGTTTGCGTTGTTGATGGCTGTCATGGTGTTCTCCCGTGAAACCGCGCCGGCCGGTTTCGACCGCCGGCTGAGCGAAGCATGCCCGTTTCCTGACAACAATGCTTCGGCAGCGGTCGAACTGTCATATGCGCCGCTCGCCATCAGGCGAGCGCAACGAAATCGTGCGTACCAATCCCCTGCAAAACGAGGAACACGGCAGAGGTGTCGCCAGCGTTGGTGACAAGATGTGGACGTCCCGGACGAACAGCGTAGGTTTGACCCGCTGTCAGGCACACCTGCTCTTCAGGCTCACGTGTGGAAATACGTATCGTTCCATCTATCACGTAGAACGTGTCCTGCACTTCGCTGTGGTAATGCCATGGTATCTTTTGCGTCGGGCCTATCTGCAACTCGGCGATGCGAAAGCCTGGCCGAGCGGCGTAGTGCACGCGACGTTCAACCTCGTAGCTCCGGCTGACGTCCGTTATCGGTTGCATATCGGCTCTCTCCAGTTCTGCGGAATATGGCTGTTTGCCGTTAGTTTGCGGATCTGTGGCGTCCGAGCCGCGGTAGGGGGCTGGTCTCACTCCGGCATGATGTTGCCCGCCGAGATCACCTTGGCCCACTTTTCGGTTTCGGCGGCGATGAGCTTGCCGAAGTCGGCGGGCGAGAGCGCAAGCACCGTGCCGCCGAGGTCGGCAAACCGCGCCTTGAACGTGGGATCGGCGAGAGCCCTGTTGATCTCCTTGTTGAGCTTGTCGATGATCCCGGCCGGCGTGTTCCTGGGCGCGCCGAGGCCAAATACCGTGCTCGCCTCGTAGCCCGGGACAAATTCGCCCACGGTCGGGATATCCGGCAGAGCCTCCGCGCGCGTTGCGGTGGTCACGGCCAAGGGGCGCAGCGCGCCCGCCCTGATGTACTCTATCAAGCCGGTCACGGTGCCGAAGTAGACTTGCACCTCTCCGGCGAGCAGCGCGGTCAGCGCGGGTGCCCCGCCGCGATACGGCACGTGAACCATGTCGACGCGAGCCATCATCTTGAACAGTTCGCCGGTCACGTGAGGTCCGCTCCCGTTGCCGGCCGACGCCATGTTGATCTGGCCTGGATTGGCCTTGGCATAGGCGATGAACTCGGGAACGGTCCTGGCTGGAAACGACGGATGCACCACCATGACGCTGGCCTCGCGGCTGATGCTCGCGACCGGCGCGATGTCGTGGATGAAATTGAAGTTGAGCTTTTCATAGAACGTCGCGTTGATGACGTTCGCCGCATTCACCAGCAGCAGCGTATAGCCGTCCGCAGGCGCGCTGACGACTGCCCGAGTGGCGATACCGGCGCCGGCGCCCGGCCGGTTTTCGATGACGAATGGTTGGCCGAGCCGCTCCGAGAGCCATTGACCGATCAAGCGCGCGACAATGTCGGTCGTACCGCCTGGCGCAAGGCCGACGACGATGCGTACCGGCTGCGTCGGATAGGTTTGCGCCCAGGCGAAGCGCGATACGGCCGGGAGCGCGGCAGCCCCCGCTACCAGATGCAAGAACTGACGGCGCGGAAGCCTCATGGCGTCCTTCTTTCGTTCCGGACTTGCGAGACGCACGGTCCCGGGTCGACGGCGAAGATACGTGGATGCCGCTATCCATGTATAATGCTATGTTTCGATACGGGTATATCGGTCTTGCAATGGGTGCCGAAATGCAATTGAGCGATCGCATCGGACTCCGGATGAAGCTGCACGACCTCCATGTCCTGATGGCTGTCGTGCAGGCCGGTAGTATGAGCAAGGCCGCCGCGCTCCTCAACACGACCTAGCCCGCCATTTCCAGATCAATCGCGGAATTGGAACGTATGATTGGCGTGCGGCTGCTCGACCGCAACCCGCAGGGCGTCGAGCCGACCGAGTACGGCCGCGCCTTGCTTGATGGCGGCGTGGCTGTGTTCGACGGCCTGCGCCAGGCGGCGAAGAACATCGAGTTCCTCGCCGACCCTGCCGCTGGGGAAGTGCGGGTCGGATGTACCCCATTGCTGGCGGCGAGCTTTGTTTCGACTCTCGTCGATCGGCTCTCGCAGCGATATCCGCGCATCGGATTTCACGTCGTGACCGGATATGTGGAGCCGCTGCACCGCGAACTGATCGAGCGTAACGTCGATCTCCTGATGGTATGGAGATTCGGTAGCGTTGTGGACGAGCGCCTGGATTTCGAAGTTCTGTTCGATGACTCATGTGTCGTGGCGACGGGCGCGCAGAATCCGTGGGCTCGGCGGCGCCGGGTCGGGCTTGCCGAGTTGGCGAACGAATCATGGGTGCTGCCACCGCCGGGAAGCTGGATTGGGTCGGTGGCAAGGGAAGCCTTTCGCGCCGGCGGGCTCGATTATCCCCGTGCGACTGTGGTCACCGATTCTCCCCAGATGCGGATCAGTCTCCTGGAGACCGGGCGCTTCGTCACGATTTTCCCGGCGTCCGCCGTCAAATTTCCTGCCGTTCGCCCGGAGATCAAGGTCCTGCCCGTCGAACTGCCAATGGCTCGTCTGGCAAACGGAATCGTCACCCTGAAGAACCGCACACTCAGCCCGGTCGCGCAACTTTTCATCGAATGCGCCCGCGAAGTCGCAAAGCCGCTGGCGAAGCGAAAATGATGGATGCCATTTTCAAATCAGCTTCATCCCCTTCAGGCTCGCATGCCCGTTCTTGCCGACGATGATGTGGTCGTGCACGGAGATGCCGAGCGGGGCGGCGATGTCGACGATCGCGCGGGTCATCTGGATGTCGGCCTGCGACGGCGTCGGATCGCCGCTGGGATGGTTGTGCACCAGGATCAGCGCGGTCGCGGACAATTCCAGCGCGCGCTTGATGACCTCGCGCGGATAGACCGGCGTGTGGTCGACGGTAGTTGATTGCGCTTGTCGAGGAACAGCAGGCGAAACTGCTCCTTGTCGGCGAACGCCATGCCGGTCCGGATATAGTCGATCAGGTCGTTCCAGGATGACAGCGCGATGCTTCGTTTGATCTCGCCCTTGGCGACCCGGGCGGCCGACGCGGCGAGCACCTTGATCTGGTGGATCGAGGCCTCGCCGATGCCTTCGACTTCGCGCAAGCGCGCCACCGGCGCATGAATGACTTCGGCGAACGAGCCGAATTTCTTCAGCAGCGCTTTGGCCAGCGGCTTGGTATCGCGCCGGGGCAGGGCCGGGAACAGCGCCATTTCCAACAGTTCGTAATCGCTGAGCGCCTCCGGCCCGGCGCCGTAGAAGCGCTCGCGCAGCCGCTCGCGATGGCCGTGATAATGCGGCGTCTCGGCGGATGGATCGGGCTTGTCGCTGGTCTTGGCGGGCATCGGCAGGGAGCATGCCGTGCCGGCCAGCTTTTGCAATCACGAATTGCGGGGCTCGCGCCGCGAAATCAGGCAGCCGGCGGCTTCTCGCCATGGCGTTGCGACAGCGTGAAGATCTCGACACCGGTCGGGGTCACGCCGACCGAATGCTCGAACTGCGCCGACAGCGAGCGGTCGCGGGTCACGGCGGTCCAGCCGTCGGACAGGATCTTCACATGCGGCTTGCCGAGATTGATCATCGGCTCGATGGTGAAGAACATGCCGGGCTTCAGGGCGACGCCTTCGCCGGGCCGGCCGATATGGATGATATTCGGCTCGTCGTGGAACATGCGCCCGAGGCCATGGCCGCAGAAATCGCGCACCACGCTCATGCCTTGCGGTTCGACGAAACTCTGGATGGCGTGGCCGATGTCGCCGGTGGTGGCGCCGGGCTTGACGGCGGCGATGCCGCGCATCATCGCCTCATAGGTGACTTCGATCAGCCGCTCCGCCTTGCGGGCGATCGGCCCGATCACATACATCCGGCTGGAATCGCCGTACCAGCCGTCGACGATGAAGGTGACGTCGACATTGACGACGTCGCCTTCCTTCAGCGCGCGGTCGCCGGGCATGCCGTGGCAGACCACGTGATTGATCGAGGTGCAGGTCGAATAGCGGTAGCCGCGATACATCAGCGTCGCCGGATAGGCGCCGTGGCTGAAGGCGAAGTTGCGGACGAATTCGTCGATCGCCGAGGTCGGGATGCCTTCCTGCACGAGGTCGGTAAGCTCGTCGAGGCATTTGGCGACCAGCGCGCCTGCCTTGCGCATGCCGGCAAACGCACCGGGCCCGTGCAGCTTGATCTGGCCGGTTTTTCGCAAGGAGGTGTCTGTCGCTTCGATATAGCTCATGGGCGGGTCATGCTTCGGCGGTCAAGGGCAGGGTAATGGGCTGATTTGCCGCCTAATTTAATGATCGGAACGGTCAGCGCAAGCCAAGGTTGGGGCTTTGGAGGGGTTCAAGATAGCGTTTTCGAGCGAAGTGGGAACCGGTTCGCATAGTAATCAAGTTTGCGCAGATTACGTAGACTTATCTGCGGTAGAAAACGCGTCAAAACAAAAAGCATCTAGCCGGAAGCCTCCACCACCACGGTCTCGACCGGCAGCGCGCCGCCACGGACCCGGATTTCCCGCACCGGGTAGGGCACCCGGATGCCCTCGCGCTTGAACACGTCCCACAGCGCCAGCATCACGTCGCTCTTCACATTGTCCATGCCGTCGGGGTCGGCGATCCAGAAGGTCAGGGAAAACTTCATCCCGGCCTCGGCGAATTCGGTCAGGATGCAGTTCGGCGGCTTGTTCTTGATGGCGCGCGGGGCGCTCGCGGCGATCTCGATCGCCAGCTTGCAGACCAGCCTTGGTTCGGCGTCGTAATTGGTGCTGAAAAGCACCTTCACCAGCGTGTTCTTGTCGGTGTAGGTCCAGTTCACGACCTTCTGCGTCACCAGATCCTCGTTCGGGATCAGGAACTCGCGGCCGTCGCCGGCGGCGACCGAGATATAGCGCGTCTTCATCGCGCTGATGCGGCCCTGACTGTCACCGATGGTGACGAGGTCGCCGGGCTTCACCGATTTGTCGACCAAAAGGATCAGGCCCGAGATGAAATTGGCGACGATCTTCTGCAGGCCGAAACCGATGCCGACGCCGGCCGCGCCGGTGAATACCGCCAGCGCCGAGAGGTTGATGCCGACCGCGCTGACCGCGATCGCCACCGCGAAGACCATCAGCCCCATCCGAATCATCTTGATCAGCAGCACCTGGATCGACGGCGTCAGGTCGGTCGAGCGGTTGATCCGGCTCTCGGCAAAGTTGCTGGCAATGTTGGTCAGCCACAGCGCCACGATCAGCAGCGCGCCGAGCTTGATCAGAACCAGGGGCGTCAGCCGCAGCCCGCCGAGCACGATCGACACCTGGTCCGCGTCCAGCAACTCGACGGTCGGCCCGAGCTCGCCGAGGATGCTCAGTGCCGCGATCAGCCAGGCCGACACCGACACCACGCGGACGATGAAGGCATTACGGATGACGGAGGTAATGAGCCGGATCACCAGCCAGGCCAGCGCCAGCTTGGCGGCGACGGCGAGCAGGTAACTGCGGCTCGGCCAGGTCGAATGATACATCGTGATGCGCGCCGCGATCACCAGTATCGCGAACACGACGGTCGACGCGCTGCCGACCAGTACGTGGGCAAGCCGCCGCAACGGCAGCGGCCACTTCATCGCCACCGACGACAGGTCGACGCGCGCGCGAATAGCTGCGTCCGCCGCAAAGGCAATGCCGAAAGCGGCCAGGATCAGGCCGAACTGCAGATAGAACCAGGGCGAGGTAATCTCCGCGCCCAGCGACCGCGCGGTCGCGTGCAGAAACTCGATGACGTCCTTCAGGTCCATATCCATTCGCGAAATCTCATGTCTTGTAGAGTAACGTGGCCGCATCCTTCGAGACGCCGCTGCGCGGCTCCTCAGGATGAGGAGATAGACTGACCCCTCATGGTGAGGAGCGCGGCTTGCCGCGCGTCTCGAACCATGAGACCGACGAACGCAGGCCAGCCATTGGCTCCTCCGATTCGAGTGGCCGGTAGATTCTCACAGCCAGGACGTCGGCGCCATCGATACGACATGCCGGCAGTGTGAGTTAGGCCGGTAAATCGGGCACATTGCCGCTCCTGCCATAAAATGGGTTGGCGTCGAAGTGTGGCAACGATAAGGATGCAATTGCAAGTATTTGCAATGATTTGCGAGACCCCGAGAACTCCGAGAATCTAAGGGATTTGTGAGAATTCATGGCGTCACTGGACTCGGTCAGCGTAGCGGTCTTTCTCGGCGCCATTCTGGTGATGGCCGGGATCCTGTCGAGCCTGCTCGCGCTGCGCTTCGGCGCGCCACTGCTGCTGGTATTCTTGCTGATCGGCATGCTGGCGGGCGATTCCGGCCCCGGCCACCTGCAGTTCGACGACGTCCGCACCACCTATCTGGTGGGATCGGTGGCGCTGGCCCTGATCCTGTTCGATGGCGGCCTGAAAACCCGGTTTCAGAGCATCCGCACCGTGCTGGCGCCGTCGATGGTGCTGGCGACGGGTGGCGTGCTGCTGACCGCGCTGATCACGGCGCCGGTCGCCAAATATGCGCTCGATCTGAACTGGACCGAAGCGGCGCTGCTCGGCGCGGTCGTGGCGTCCACCGATGCCGCGGCGGTGTTCCTGCTGGTGCACACCCAGGGCCTGCGGCTGCGCCCCCGCGTCGGCGCGACATTGGAGGCCGAATCCGGCACCAACGATCCGTTCGCCATCTTCCTGACCCTGATGCTGGTCGAATACATTTCGAGCGGCGAAACCTCGCTCGCGCATATTGCGCTGGAATTTGCCCGCGAAGCCCTGCTGGGCGCGGTCGTGGGGGTGATCGGCGGGCGCCTCGTCGTGCTGGCGCTCAATCGCGTGGCGTTGCCGCAGGGATTGCATGCGCCCTTTGTCACGACGGCGGCGCTGGTGATTTTCGGCGCCGCGCAGATCGCGCATGCGTCGGGCTTTCTCGCGGTCTATCTCGCCGGCATCATCATCGGCAACCGGCCGACGCGGGCGCATAATTCGGTGGTGACGTTCCTCGACGCCGCGACCTGGCTGGCGCAGATCGTGATGTTCGTCCTGCTCGGGCTGCTGGTGTCGCCGCATCGCCTGCTGAGCAGCGTCGGCGCGGCGGTGATTGTCGCGTTCGCGCTGATGCTGGTTGCCCGTCCGGTCGCTGTTTTCCTGTGTCTCGCCCCGTTCAAGTTCAACTGGCGGGAAAAGGTCTTCATCGCCTGGACCGGCCTGCGCGGGGCGGTCGCGATCTTCCTGGCCTCGATCCCGATGCTGATCGGGTTGTCGAAAGCCTATCTCTATTTCGACGTCGCCTTTGTCGTCGTCATCATCTCGCTGTTGCTGCAGGGCTGGACGCTGGCGCCGGCGGCGCGGCGCCTGCATGTGGCGCTGCCGCGCGCCGAGCGCGGGCCGCGGCGTGTCGAACTGGATCTGCCGGGCCAGCTCGAGCAGCAATTGGTCGGTTACCCCGTGCGGGCCAAAAGCCTGTATTTCCGGCGAGGGCTTATTCCGTCCTGGTCGAAGCCGACATTGGTGATCCGCGACCAGCGGATCCTGACGCCCGTCGAGGCCGATCCGGTGGCCGCCGGTGACTACATCTATCTGCTCGCGCCTCCGGAAAAGGCCGGGGCGCTGGATCGATTCTTTGTCGACATGCCTCCGAGCACGGCGCCCGATCCGCATCTGCTCGGCGATTTCGTGGTCCTGGGCGAGCACACGCTCGGCGAACTGGCCGAGATCTACGGCGTCGCCGTCCCTGAAGAACAGGCCAACCTGACGCTATCGGACTATTTCGACATTCATCTCGACCACGCACCGAAGGAAGGCGCCGAACTGGCGCTGGATTCCATCGTCCTGGTGGCGCGCAGCATCGGCGGCGGCCGGGTCAACGTCGTCGGCCTCCGCCTGCCCGAGGATGAGGAAGAGACCATGCCGCTGACGCGCGCGCAAAAGTTCAAGCGCAAGCTTGCGGAGATCTGGTCGTCGGTCGCGGGGGTTTAGGGCGGATATCTGCCGCCGGAACCTCTCAAGGTTTTTCGACGCGGTTGCCCCACGCAGCGAATGCATTTGAATTTAATCGGGCGCAATATGGCCCGGTCAAACCGGGCATGTCAGATGCATTGGCGCCTAGGATCTCAGTTCCCGAATGCGATGTTTTGGCCGGCTCTTGCTGCAGCTTCCGCGGGCGAAATTGCCTCGTTCATGTCGGAGCAAATTCTGATGCTCTCGGGCGACGTCGGTGCCGACAGCGCGTCTCAAGAGCCGGAAGGGGCGACGCCGGGTACGATCACACTCGAGTTGAATTCCGTACGTCTTCGGGATTTCACGAGCGGGGCGAATGGCACCCCCGTTCTCCTCTGTACGCCGCTTGCACTGCATGGAGCGGTTCTCGTCGACCTCGTGGCGGGCCACAGCCTCGTTGCCGCTCTTCGATCAGCCGGCATTGACCGGCTGCTGGCAGTCGAATGGCGTTCGGCGAGCGCTGACATGCAGTTTCGTGGAATCGACGACTATCTGGCCGATCTCAACGTTTTGGTCGATCATGTCGATGGATTGGTCGATCTGGTGGGGCTTTGTCAGGGCGGCTGGCTATCCTTGCTGTATGCGGCCCGTTTCCCTGACAAGGTACGCAAGCTCGTCCTGGCAGGAGCGCCGGTCGACATCGCCGCCGAGCAATCCGGATTGTCGGCCATGGCCGACGCAACGCCGCTGGCCGTTTTCCAGGGACTGGTGAGGATGGGCGGCGGTCGCGCGATCGGCCGCCATATTTCGAGGCTGTGGGGCGCTGACAGGCCTGACGCACACGAGACCCACCGATCACGGCAGACGCTTGCACCGGTTGGCTCACCGGAGTTCGCGCGGCTCGAAGCTACCTTCAACAATTGGAATTCATGGACGCTCGATCTGGCCGGAGGCTATTATCTCGAGGTAGTCGAGAAATTGTACAAGCGTAACGAACTGGCGACCGGTGAATTCGTTGCCCTGGGGCAAAAGATTGACCTCTCGCATCTGCGGCTTCCGATCTTTCTTCTTGCCGGGAATGTCGACGCGGTGGTCGCCCCTCAGCAACTATTCGCGTTGGCGCGACTTGCCGGGACGCCCTCTGAGAGCATTCACTGTGAGCTGGCACCAAGCGATCATCTCGGTCTCTTCATCGGCAGACTGGTTCTCGAAGAGTACTGGCCCAGGATTGCACGCTGGATAAAGCAGGAGCCGCTGTCGCCGGGTAGCGCGTAGCAACCACTAAGAAGCAGGCGTTGTCGCCGCCTTGAGCCGCGGATGGGTGTCGTCCCAAATTGCGGTGACAGTGCACTTAACTCGCGGTGAGTTAAGTGCACTGTCACCGTAATCTATCGCTTTCACAGTTGGGGGACAGTGGAAATGTTCCGCACCACGTAACGGTAACGAACTTCCCATTTGCCTAAAATTGTCCCTCGCGCTTAGATTGCGCGAGGGAGATTTTACGTGCCAGGTACACCAAACGATTTACGACCTCTCGCGGATATTGCTGCGAATAATGCGTCGTCCGATGAAGTCGCAAAGATCGCGATTCAAGATACCGCCAGATATCAGGAACAACTCCTAAAGCTGATCTTTTTTCACGACGAAAAAGGGCACAAGGTTCTGTCGATCTATGTGACCGTGATCGCTGCTATCGTGACCGGTTGCTTTGCGCTGAATCAAGTTGGCAAATTTGACCTTTACGCAAAATTGTTTCTCGGAGGAAACGCAGTCACTTTCCTATTGGGCTGTGTATGGGCTTACATCACCGCTTGGAAAGCTCCAATCTACATACCCGGCAGAAAACCTGATTTCTGGATTTGGGCCCTAGAGAATGAGCAGACCGTTCGCGAATCGACTCTCGCCTATCTAAATCAATCCATTGATGTGGTTAGTTTCAACGAGAAACTAAACGATCGTTCATCAAGCCGGCTCAGCAAGGCCTACTCCTGCGGACTGGCTGCGCCACTTGTGGGTGGCGCGCTGGTTTGGCTCGCCTATTGGGGTGGCCTTTAGGGCCTTTGGGGCGGCGTAGGCGCGGGAGGCCTCGGCATCCCACCCTTCTGAAGAGTGGTCGGCGGCGGCGGCGGCGGCGGTGGCCTATTGCTCGACATAGCTTCCTCCAAATCTGAGGCGATTTTGCTGATCCTATCACGCCGAACTAACAATGGGAACTCAATCAGTTTGACGCTCTCGCTCGCACGCGGCGGTTGTCAAACATAACTCTAATGCGATAGCCGACGAACAAGTCCACTAGGCCACTGCCAATCCGGCCACGAACCGAACGCCGACTGCCCGACGGGCAAATCACCCCAGATGTTGGTCAAGCAGCCGTAGAGAAAATAATCCCCTTGGCGATCAGGTGGAATCAAACTTACAAATTCCGCATCCCGTCCCGCCAGAAGGGCGTTGGCCATCGTCGCAAACGAGGGGCGGGGAGCGGTGGGCGCGGCAGCGCGCGAGACGAACGGGCTGCAGCGTACGGTGAAGTCGTGTGGGCCTGACGCCCCGGTGCTGGCGTCAAGTTTCGCAGAGCGATCTGCAAATGACGGTGGCAAGAAAGCCGGTCACCGGGGCGAACGCGTATAAGCCGTAAAGCCATTGCGCAGGGAAGGCCGGGTGTTCTCCGCTGAACCTGTATGCTCGTGTGCATATTTCTTCGCATCTATCGCACGCAAGACCGCGGGTGCAGCGCGCGCCCGGTCTTCCCTGCGCCCTCTGTATTTCGGGGGCAAGTTTTCGGCAAAACTTCGGGCGCATCGCGCCGCGAGAACGAGAAACTGCATCCATTTTCGTAGCCCGGATGAGCGAAGCGACATCCGGGGTCACGCCGGCACCGCCCCGGATATCGCTTCGCTCATCCGGGTTCGATGCTTCGCATCGCCCCGAATGCCGCTGTGGAGGGCCGGGTTGCCATTTCCGCTGTTGAGCAAACCGCGGACTATCACTAGCTTAGCCAAGAGGTCGCCCGGCGGCCCAACGGTGGAAACGCAGGAGAGACAGCAAATGTCCGGCCCCCTCGACGACCAGCTCGGCTTCGCGCCCGATTACGATGCTCCGGTGCCCTACATGCAGCGGACCCGCGACTATTACACCGCGATCGGCTACACCACGCCCTATCGCTGGGCGCACTATATCGATGCGCCGTTCCAGCCGTTGAAGAAGCCGCTGGCCCAGTCGCGCGTCACCATCGTCACCACGGCGGCCCAATATGACCCGGCCAAGGGCGATCAGGGCCCCGGTGCGGCCTATAACGGCGGCGCCAAATTCTACCAGGTCTATGACGGCGATACGTCGAAGCAGCACGATCTGCGCATCTCGCATATCGGCTACGACCGCAAGCACACCTCAGCGACCGACAGCGGCACCTGGTTTCCGCTGCCGCAGCTCCTGAAGGCGAAAGCCGCGGGGCGGATCGGCGAGGTCGCGCCGCGCTTTTTCGGCGCGCCGACCAATCGCAGCCATCGCGTCACCATCGATACCGATGCGCCTGACATCTTCGCCCGCTGCCTCGCCGACAAGGTCGATGTCGCGGTGATCGTGCCGAACTGCCCGGTCTGCCATCAGACCTCCGCGCTGGTGGCGCGGCATCTCGAAGCCAACGGCATTGCCACCGTCGTGATGGGCTGCGCCAAGGACATCGTCGAACACGCCGCCGTGCCGCGCTTCCTGTTCAACGATTTCCCGCTCGGCAATTCCGCCGGCAAGCCGCATGACCTCGAGTCGCAGGCGCTGACGCTCGAGCTGGCGCTGGGACTGCTGGAGTCCGCGTCCGGCGCGCGCACCACGATGCAGTCGCCGCTGCGCTGGAGCGAGGATGCCTCCTGGAAGCTCGACTACAACAACGTTGCGCAGATGAGCCCGGAAGAACTGGCGCGGCGCCGGGCCGAGTTCGACAAGCAGAAAGAGATCGCGCGCGGCAACCGCGCGGCGTGAGGCGGCTCCTTTCCTTCTCCCATCGAAGTCGGATTTATCCGACTTCGACATATTCATATGCCCAACTCGGGTATACCCGAGTTGGGATGGGAGAAGGTGGCAGCCGAAGGCTGCCGGATGAGCGGTCTCTTACCGCGCATTCAGTGTCAGCGGAGACAAACCCCTCACCCGTCTCAATCGCGCGACGCGCGATTGATCCATCCTCTCCCACAAGGGGAGAGGGAAAAAGAAAATCAGGAGGACTGCGTGACCCGACCGTTCGAAGGCGTGAAGATTCTCGACTTCACGCAGGTGCTGGCCGGCCCCTATGCGAGCTACCAGCTCGCTTTGCTCGGCGCTGACGTCATCAAGGTGGAGCGGCGCGAGGGCGAGGACATGCGCCGCACGCCGCTGAGCCGCGAATGGGCCGACCGTGGCCTCGCGCCGGGTTGGCAGGCGATCAACGGCAACAAGCGCAGCCTGACGCTCGACCTGCAAAAGCCGGAGGCCATCACCATCGTCAAGCAATTGGCTGAGCAGGCCGACGTGGTGATGGAGAATTTTCGCCCCGGCGTGATGGACAAGCTCGGCATCGGCTACAAAGCACTTTCGGCGATCAATCCGCGGCTGATCTATTGCGCGATCTCGGGCTTCGGCCAGACCGGTCCTGAACGCTCGGGCGCGGGCTATGACGGCAAGATCCAGGCGCTGTCCGGGATCATGTCGATCACCGGCCACGAAGAGACCGGACCGACCCGCGCGGGCTTTGCGGTCTGCGACGTGCTGTCAGGTGCAACGGCGGCGTTCGGCGTTTCGAGCGCGCTGTTCCAGCGCACCCACACCGGCAAGGGGCAAATGGTCGACGTCTCCATGCTGGAGGCGACGCTGGCGTTCCTGTCCGGTCAGGTGGCGGATTACTCGGTCGCCGGCCATCGCCAGCAACTGTCCGGCAATCAGGCCGTCAGCCGCCGGCCGACGGCCAACCTGTTTAAGGCAGGAAGCGGCTACCTCCTGCTCGCCGTCAACAGCGAGAAGCAATACCGCGCGCTGATGACCGCGCTCGGCCGCGCCGACGCGCTGGACGACCCGCGCTTTGCCGACTGGTTCGCCCGCCAGGAAAACGAGCCCGCGCTGCGGGCCATTATCGAGGAAGCGCTTGCGAAGAAAGACCCGCGCGAGTGGGAAAAGATCCTGGATGCCGCGGGCGCACCCTGCGCCAGCATCTGGAAGGTCGAGGAAGTGATCGATCACCCGCAAATCGCCGCGCGCGGCGCCATCCAGGAGATCGATACGCCCTACGGCCGGCTGCGGTTCGCCGGCAGCGGCTTTCAGCTAGCCCATGGCGGCGGCCGGCTCGAGCGCATGGCGCCGGCGCTCAGCGCCCACACCGAGGAGGTGCTGGCCTCGCTCGGCTATGATAAGAGCGCGATCGCGGACCTGCGCGCGCGTGAAATTGTCTAGGTGAGGCGCGAAAATCACGGTACCGGTCGACGCTT harbors:
- a CDS encoding Bug family tripartite tricarboxylate transporter substrate binding protein translates to MRLPRRQFLHLVAGAAALPAVSRFAWAQTYPTQPVRIVVGLAPGGTTDIVARLIGQWLSERLGQPFVIENRPGAGAGIATRAVVSAPADGYTLLLVNAANVINATFYEKLNFNFIHDIAPVASISREASVMVVHPSFPARTVPEFIAYAKANPGQINMASAGNGSGPHVTGELFKMMARVDMVHVPYRGGAPALTALLAGEVQVYFGTVTGLIEYIRAGALRPLAVTTATRAEALPDIPTVGEFVPGYEASTVFGLGAPRNTPAGIIDKLNKEINRALADPTFKARFADLGGTVLALSPADFGKLIAAETEKWAKVISAGNIMPE
- a CDS encoding LysR family transcriptional regulator encodes the protein MSDRIGLRMKLHDLHVLMAVVQAGSMSKAAALLNTT
- a CDS encoding LysR family transcriptional regulator, translating into MSRSIAELERMIGVRLLDRNPQGVEPTEYGRALLDGGVAVFDGLRQAAKNIEFLADPAAGEVRVGCTPLLAASFVSTLVDRLSQRYPRIGFHVVTGYVEPLHRELIERNVDLLMVWRFGSVVDERLDFEVLFDDSCVVATGAQNPWARRRRVGLAELANESWVLPPPGSWIGSVAREAFRAGGLDYPRATVVTDSPQMRISLLETGRFVTIFPASAVKFPAVRPEIKVLPVELPMARLANGIVTLKNRTLSPVAQLFIECAREVAKPLAKRK
- a CDS encoding mechanosensitive ion channel family protein, which produces MDMDLKDVIEFLHATARSLGAEITSPWFYLQFGLILAAFGIAFAADAAIRARVDLSSVAMKWPLPLRRLAHVLVGSASTVVFAILVIAARITMYHSTWPSRSYLLAVAAKLALAWLVIRLITSVIRNAFIVRVVSVSAWLIAALSILGELGPTVELLDADQVSIVLGGLRLTPLVLIKLGALLIVALWLTNIASNFAESRINRSTDLTPSIQVLLIKMIRMGLMVFAVAIAVSAVGINLSALAVFTGAAGVGIGFGLQKIVANFISGLILLVDKSVKPGDLVTIGDSQGRISAMKTRYISVAAGDGREFLIPNEDLVTQKVVNWTYTDKNTLVKVLFSTNYDAEPRLVCKLAIEIAASAPRAIKNKPPNCILTEFAEAGMKFSLTFWIADPDGMDNVKSDVMLALWDVFKREGIRVPYPVREIRVRGGALPVETVVVEASG
- the map gene encoding type I methionyl aminopeptidase, with the translated sequence MSYIEATDTSLRKTGQIKLHGPGAFAGMRKAGALVAKCLDELTDLVQEGIPTSAIDEFVRNFAFSHGAYPATLMYRGYRYSTCTSINHVVCHGMPGDRALKEGDVVNVDVTFIVDGWYGDSSRMYVIGPIARKAERLIEVTYEAMMRGIAAVKPGATTGDIGHAIQSFVEPQGMSVVRDFCGHGLGRMFHDEPNIIHIGRPGEGVALKPGMFFTIEPMINLGKPHVKILSDGWTAVTRDRSLSAQFEHSVGVTPTGVEIFTLSQRHGEKPPAA
- a CDS encoding GFA family protein; the encoded protein is MTCYTGGCCCGKVRYEIAAAPIRGFQCQCRDCQRDTGSGHASVMVFPRAALGVTGIVTETLRTADSGEQKLKGFCGSCGSPLYNKPLSKPDMLGVYVGTLDDPSDFKPELVMFASRGHAWDHLDPALPKIPNMRPSKLSPPWTRG
- a CDS encoding putative quinol monooxygenase, producing the protein MTAINNANQNLVVTAFWEVHSGEEGAVAALLQDFLPRAQREPGVREFQIHQNIAKPREFFFYEVFAGESAFADHQQTDHFKNIIVGQAIPKLAKRERSQFRFI
- a CDS encoding cupin domain-containing protein, with the translated sequence MQPITDVSRSYEVERRVHYAARPGFRIAELQIGPTQKIPWHYHSEVQDTFYVIDGTIRISTREPEEQVCLTAGQTYAVRPGRPHLVTNAGDTSAVFLVLQGIGTHDFVALA